In Citrus sinensis cultivar Valencia sweet orange chromosome 3, DVS_A1.0, whole genome shotgun sequence, the sequence GTAATCTTCACCATTTCTGTTGCTCACTAGGAAATCAAATACAACCAGaagaaacttttctttctAATTGCTATGAGTTTCTTGAAAGTGTTGCTAGGTTTTTATATACTGAAAGTTAAAGACTATGCAAAGCAGAAAGAACAAGCCGGCACCGGCCGCGGGACCCAAATGCGTGAATAGAATAGTTATAATATATGCCGACCAACAGcctttattttgataaattagaGGAATTATGAGCATAAGACAACCAACTTAGCTAGTAATTAATGAAGAGATAAGCTGCTTATTTTAAGAGCTCTATGAATGAGGATAAGCATGTTTTAAGAGAATATTGTCAAAAGTAAGCTCCATTGTGCATCATTGTGAGGTCTGATGTAATTTTCTAACTTACGAatggtattattttattaaattggcGGTTGCAATGGGCCAATGATAGTGATGATAACAAAAACAATGTATAATCTTAAGGGTTTGgttattttgtgctttttcGTCATCTAGTAAGACTTTGTCAAGAAAATTTCATCCGCAAATTTGGTCTAATGCAGCTGTTTAAATTTGATCAGAGTAAAGGTTGACTAAATTATATGCATACACAGATGGATATGCCTGTTGTTTAGAGCTAGCAAAGTGGCAATCACATCCAAAATGAACAACATTTGGCTCACTTctagttaaaaatttttaagataatcCGATCATGTACAACTTCTAATAAGTTTCTTGAGCATGAATTTACAATAACAAGATAGATTATCAAAATCTGTTAAATAAAACTTTGTGATggcataattttaatatttagacTTATAATAAGTCATATTTATAACTCTAaatatttagaagaaaatcAACCCTCCCTTACTAATAAGCATTGGAACTAAATTTTGGTTCAATGGAggttataataaaaaaagggaaatttgtaacctacctccaaataaattgacattttgcacCGCGTCCCCAACAAATTTGACTTGTTGCACTGCgcacccaaaaaaattgacatttttgcaCCACGCCCCCAATTCCGTTATTttctcagttaagtttaacggCTCCGTTTAACTTTTGattgaatgacaaaaatgcccctctatgtaaaaaaaacaaaatttttagctcatttaattttttaaggtttttttttcaattgtaataaaaaaaacaattcttcTTACATGTtcattgtcaccactattattttttctttaattttttaaagatttttttttcaattttaataaaaaaaattcttgttacatgtacatttgtcaccactattattttcctttaatttttttaaagatctttatttcaattgcaataaaaaaaatttcttgttacaCGTACATTGTcgccactattattttttctttaattttttaaagatttttatttcaattttaataaaaaaaattcttgttacatgtacatttatcaccactattattttcctttaatgttttaaagatttttattttaattgtaataaaaaaatttctcgttacatgtacattgtcaccactattattttttctttaattttttaaagatttttattttaattacaataaagagaattcccattaaaattaatttaaggaataaacttccaattttacccctccactgttaaacttaactgagaaAATAACGGAATTGGGGGCGTGGtgcaaaaatgtcaatttttttgggtgcGCAGTGCAACAAGTCAAATTTGTTGGGGACGCGgtgcaaaatgtcaatttatttgggggtaggttacaaatttcccataaaaaaataacaaactaGAAGTTAAAATAATGAACACGGAGtctaatgttaaaaatttatacaaaatagttaaatttcACTTCAACACAtcttttctctttaaaaaaatctcctTAACATAGTTCCACCACTACCATAAGGTTGTGTTTATTTgttggagtgggagtgaggagtgtggattcctcccactccagcgttTACTTGCTTAAAATGGCCACGGattgggaatcccactccgtgggccccactcatttttggagtggggagtgggagtgggaatccactcccacctctcccatTTTTACcctttcatttaatttaatattttataattaataaaataaaataaataatatttatttgaataataatattatatttaactaaataataatttacattgattctaagttaaaattgttttaaaataatactattaaattaatagagaattaataaatataatattattatatttattttaaaaataatagtactatatttatttaatattaataataataaatagtttattctaagaaaatattaattttgtactaaataatattatattattattttatataataataaatttaatataattatattaaataaaataaaataaggtttcattttatattaatattaataatttattgttcataattaagaatattaataattataataaatttataaatataataaaataaatattattcattaaatatattttttattagttttgtaattaaaaactataattctttaaataaagataaaattgtaatttgaaactatttactcccaatccaagacaaagtaaacacataaattggattctgatctctattccatgcttccattctagtgtaagtaaacaacatactcccactcccattccacactcctaatccaaggattcccactcctcaggattcccactctaatccaaaaagtaaacgcagcaATAAATGCATAGGGAGACTTAAACTCCCTACATAAAGAACTCAAACTCACATAGTAATTTATCATATTACTACAAGGATGGCAATGGGGGAAGGAGAGAAGGGGGCTGGCATCCTCGTACCCATCCTTGAAATTCTGCATATATCTTTGTCCCATTCCTGTTTCCATCATAATTGCTTGAGGGGAGAGGATGGCAATGCCTGACGATCGCCGATCctcaaataactaaaatatgtttttagtttttgaacttaatttaatcatactaacctaaaaatgtataaaataaaatgagaataatcaCAAATGGGTCTTATTTCATTATGCTCCATGAAAATTTTGGTATATATGATATTCGAAtaatgtttttcaaaataaaattcaaataatgtgATTTGTGTACAATATTGATGTGAGTGTTGTCCACAAGCAATGACACCTTTTGGCGATCAAGTATGACGCTACGAATGCCGCATATCAGGCTATTGCCTGACAATGCAAAGAGCTAGGCTACTAAACTAATAACGATGCGACGTACTACTGTATTATAATGAGATGAGTGCTAGTCGTGGCAtgaataatttagaaaaaataagtaaGACTATGAGAGGGTGGCTTAGAGTTTGATTTGTGGATCGTGGGAGTTCTGGACTTTCGGCCATAGATAAGTTTGAATTACATTAAAGTCTCTATattaactaatatttatattatttatataaatattttgatatttgttatttgcactaatgtttaatattttacaatttaaattttatgttttttcactaataattctagaaatataaattatatattataatgagAAATGGGGCCTTTGTGAATAAGAAATTGTGTAAAAAAATCGTCTTTGTCatttttcaaagaagaaattaagtataaaatcaTTCCTTACCACCctcgaattaaaaaaaaaaatccccaaAAATCTGTTCGCGTGGGAATTTTTGCCATTcgtaattaagaaataatccCCATAAGTTTGCAATTAAAGGTCAATTCTATTGCATTTTGgacctttcttttttgttggaAAGGAACTATTAGTGatttaatttgacaaaaacgtttgaattaattagtttattgtGGCTGCCCCCCGCATATCCACGATGAAAAAGAGCTGACAATCAGGAACGCCTGTCCAATTTTCTTGCGATGTGTGGAAAGCTCAGCAACAATTATATGGATTATTTTATTGGCAAATGCtatgttataattaatgtaacatacacactcaacaacaaccacataaATTGTGTGGGTCCATcatttgtgtggttgttgttgagtgtgtatgttacattaattgtaacatagggGCTCCCTTATGTTATTGGtcttaaataattgaattgtaaGGTTTGGTGGGCTAAAGTGGAAATGCTTTTGTCATTATAgtggaattattattttggttaaCGACAGTTCAAGTTctggtattattattattctaattaaattatgaatgaCCAATCCGCCACCGTTGAATTTACCTAATTATATGATGCTTATTAAATATAGATTGTTGTGGTGTTTTTATGGCGTCTCATCAAGAATGTCACTTACCTCCTTGATGTCTTCAACGAAGAATTTAGTATTTCAAGATCATTTATGAGCAGGCAGAACCATGCAAAGAAAACTTCTGTGCTTTACATTCACAAGCTCATTTAATTTGCTGAACTGCGGCTGCTCCAAGTTCTTTCCTCATTTATATTCTGAAAGTATTCAAAGATTTATTGAGCTTAATTACTTTTCCCTGGGGCTAGACTATATGGGCAGCGGCTATGTTATTGACACTGCCGAAAGCTTGCTAATTACAATCTCGGCCACATTCACAGATTGTAGCTGTTCTTGTTGTAAGTTTTGCTTCTGCTCTAATAATGTTAATCTTAATCCATTGCGGTTATGTTGTTTATGCGAATTGAGCCAAGCAACAAAGGTTTAAGACGTTGAAATTACGTGCTCAGGCTAGTTAAGTGTCTATTCATGAAgtaatgtgtttttttttcacaaaacaATACATTCCTTCAAATAAAAgcacctttttttaaaatagattacACCCCTTCAAATAGACATTTTATGGAGAAACATTGCACCTTtcaatcatttaattttatttatttatttatttaaaataaactaattaattaattacggAGGAGATATATTTCAGTTTATCGTTTTAGTGCTGCAGCACCAAAGCTCTATCTTCTTGTTGCTGTAGCATAGTTTTTTCTGGTGCTACAGCATCAATGTTCTCTCATAtgtatgataataaaatattacaatctctcttacaTAGGGTACACAAAACTTTCTCCCATTGaaagtatatatttataagtatGGTAGTTCTCTCTTTTAAacgtaaatatttttaagtattaGGTATGCATTTCGTTTGGTAGATTCTACTCCAAATACCAAAGAACTCATTGCCATTAATTTCCAAAAGtagagagggggggggggggtggaaGAAGAGTAGGGCTTTCATCCTTATTTAAATGGTTGCTACAAATTTGGCTATGTGAAAAACTTTCGTTGCTCTTAACCAGAGCTTGGGCAAAGTCTGCCTAAGTCTCCAGCCGAGATAATAGCGATGGCCGCCGTATTGAATATGTTGAACTTGGAATATGGTCCATAATCTCAAATtgcattcatttttcattctttttttctattgaTCCAGCTGCCAACTAGTCAGTAGGAGTTTGGTGGCGTTAGATGTGGAATTAAGTTCTGTTTTGCTACTGATAAAGCCGAGtcctttcttcaatttcacaATTTTTGTTAGGTTCATAACTCGACGGTGGCATGGTTTCGTATTAAAAACTTTTGTCCAACTGAGATATCACGGCATCAACACCCATCGTTCGCGATAATTGGATTCCCAAATGAAAGCTGCTGTGGAAAGACCCATTTGATATGACttgcatttatttgtttagttatttttttcaaacattgtCAGCCCAAGTCTTCCGAGTGTATACTTTTTCTAAATTGCactatacaatttttttttaaaaaaattatttgaattatttagttattaataagaatttttattaaaaattaaaaatttattttaataaataagttttttcagtatattataaaataaataaaataaaattatgaaacaaatcAAAGGtactttaaataatttaacctTTTAAACAAACTCTACAACCTCctctccaaaaaataaaataaaaaaattgaatttttaatgatAGAAACGATAGTTATTTATTCCCaaaacttatatttaaaatataattaaataatataaaaaattttaaaaaaattataaaattaaataaatacttataatcattagatattttatatcatGCACTTAAAAGCAAATCCAACCAATACTTtgattcaatatttatagttttatacTGCGTCATAACAGCTGTTAGCCTATCAAAGCATACTTACTTACTCAAAGAAAGTGAGCATCCGCATGATTTGAAATCGGTCTTCAAGTCTAACGGAGATTGAAGTTTTCGTTATACATTCAAACTTAATCTGAATCACAACATTTACGAACATATTCTCATTCACAAATTAAACCCAAACTTTACCAGAGAGTAGCCAAATTCACTGCATGGACCTGCCATGCAATTTTAGAATGCTATCATGGGCTTGTTCTCTGCAGACTTGAAGCAAAACGGACGCAGAATTTATGGCGGGTAAATGACTGGGAAGGACAAGCATTAGAGCAAGCTCACAAACACAGAAAGTGACCCAACAGCTAACACTTTGATCtttgaaagataaaaataaatctgaGTGGTGTCTAGGTCCTAACGGCACTCTTTTGATCAGGGGAAATAAATCATGTCATTGAATGCACTCAACGACCCAAAAGTGTCAAATTCAATTCTCCCATCCCATTCTTTGAAGTAAGTGAAGTTATTTACTTCACATTCTATTTCCTTCACAAGCTTCCTTATTCAAATATGAACATCCAACTTTTCTATGCAATTATAACATACCCATTAAAAGACTGAAGAGAATTCTCTCTCTCCATTTCTTGCCCATCTCACCAACTGGCTCTATATCCTTGGTCGGGtgctttataaaataataatatatatcaatattaactTTTGATTTGATAGTGTCTTGTTTTGGAAACAGAGGATATGAGCGATTGTTTTGATGATGAATGGTAAAATGAATGGTTTCAATGTAGAGGAATATGAAGAGGCAGCTGGGAAGAGACAGAAGGGAGATTCTTGGTCACGTACACATGTTCATGCTCAAGCTCAACACAGGCGATCCAAGaggttttgtttctttttctttcttcttcccatttccagaaaaaataaaatctgttATTGTTGTTCTGATGACAAATGTAATTCGCATTCAGTGAACTTGTAGCAATTCATAAatattctctttcttttatgGACTTTTTATGtgtaaattttcattgagTGCAATATCATATTCATTTGTTGCAGTAGCAGTGCTTTCTACCTCATTTTTGGTAACCGTAAAGATtgtatagttttatttttctctctctttttttcatgtaaagaaatttattggaaatggATGATCAATTCTAAAGTGGTTTCAAATTCTTGGGCATCAGTCGTTGGTTGATGTGGTATAGACAACTTGAAGCTGAATATTAATTGAGTGATGAGGAGAAGAGATCTGGCGAGTGTAGTGAGGTCACACTGGGAATCCATATAGCTAACTTCGAAGTTTGGAGAGGGTTCAACGTTTACTAACTGGAATTAAAACAAGATGATAGGTTCTgcaagtcatttttttttttaaggacaAGTTCTGTATTGTGGGGGGTCTGAGGTCAATTATTTGGAAGAAGTGAGGTTAATCAAATAGCttttaaagttatttattggcttaaaatttgtaaagatGGGTCACATTGGATTCTCAATTAGATTTTCATCATCTCTTCCATTCTctgctttattttgtttgagtTGAGAGTTAAATAATAGGAAATTCTGGGTATTGATCATTAGGAAGCAGGGTTCGTCAGCTGTTTACATCAAAGAAAAACTCACCTAAGGATTGATCCAATATAGCCTTAAAACAATTCTGAGCAATTTTTCTTGCCCTTTCCCTGCAACTTTTCCCTCTACACAAGAGCTTGAGTAGCTTGTCTTTGTTATCTAAAATATTGCGTATTTGTTCTCTAGCAGCACATAGCAATTCTCAGCTTATATAGTTGCATCCTTTCTgacattttgtattttcatttcaGTGCTGCCGAAAGAAATTCAGACATCTCAAGACGTGGAATTTCAAATTCTGTCAAGAAGGAGCTGAATGAAATATACGTAAGAACTCAACAGCGTGCACTTTCTCCATTGAAAGTCATTGTGCAGCACGTGCCATGTATTTTGATCATGAAAATGAAGGGTGATATGAAAGAGATAATCTTCTTCTATTATTCATTGGTTACATAATCTTTTTCACTTTCCTCCTTCATATGAAATTAACAGGCATCGCCACTTTCCACAAGGGCTTTTAGGGCACAAACTCCTCTTTATGACCATCTCAGTTGTAACAACCAGAATTCTTCATTGAACCATCGAGCCTCCTTGGAAAAAGATGTAAGCAATCACACGAAGtcattcttaaaataaaataaatgtttcactccgataattttctttgcaaGAACCtcagagaaattaaaatactaaCTAAGTATTAAGTGATGATATGATCCTAGTGAGCTTCTGGGAACTTATCCTTTAAATAAACTGCCAAAGAAAACTGGACCATTGTTGGCTCCTACATTTTTTTGGAGAACATTGAGCAGTCAAATATCATGGTGTTTTGACAATTGACATAACATTGCAGATTGAGCAGCTGCAATCACGTTTACAGGAAGAGAGAAATATGCGCATGACACTTGAGAGAGCGATGGGCAGAGTTTCGAGCACCTTATCTCCTGGACACAGGCATTTTGCCTCAAAGGTAACACCACTTGTGAGAATTTGAATTCCCAAGAACTGCTGCTGAATTGAATTGAGGGAAGTAGGTTGGTCTATAAAATCCTCCACTGCATTTTCCTAATTAAGGAAAAGGATAATATTCTTGAGTATTCAaacttttattgttttcatgtTGCAATGCAGCAGGCATTGTTGTTTTCTACTTTTGCTTTCTCATTTTAGCTTCTCCAATTTCATTTCCAGCTGCTAAACAACGAgtttagaagaaaataatatggATATTATCTCTGTCTTTCAGACAAAGGAATTGATTGctgaaattgaattacttgAAGAAGAGGTTGCAAACCGCGAGAAACATGTGCTCTCTCTCTATAGAAGCATATTTGAGCAATGTGGTAGTCGCCCACCTTCTGAGCAAAGCTCAAGTGTGGCTTCTCCGGCTCATACAAAGCACATACCTAAAAGGCATCCAAGTATTATTTCAAGCGCATTTTGTTCATCCAAAAAATTCCCTTTGAGACCTTTGCAAGCTCTAGTTTCTATAAATGACTATGGGAAAAGATCTTCTAAGACCAGTGATGCTCCCCAACTCTGTGGAAAAAGTGACATGCATTCTGAAAAGATTTTCTTAGATCCTGTAAAGGTAGGATCTTTACTgttgttcattttctttctgcAAGTGTCCATGTCTACTTTATTACCACACTAGCTTCATGATAATTAACATCATGGTTGCTCatgatgattatatttttgaaatatgtgGATAATTTACTTACATGTTGTTTGCTTTGCTTACAATTTTAGTTCAACCGTTTTCATCCACTATGCCTAGAGCATAATACAATTTCTGTTGATCCACACCCTGGATTTGGAGCTCTATATTTATCAAATGTTTTATGCTTTCCGTCATACTCCTCTACCATTTGATACaatgtaaattttcatattttctcaTCTCAATCATTTGTCAGGGACACGAAAAGGTTCCAGAAATGGAGAAATGtggataatttaatttacatatgTTTTGCTTTGCTTACAAGTTTAGTTCAACCATTTTCATCCACTAGGAACCTAGTGCATAATACAAATTTTGCTGATCCACACCCTGGATTTGGAGCTCTTTGTTTATCAAATGTGTTATGCTTTCCATTGTACTCCTCTACTGTATAATACCACGTAAgtttccatattttctcatCTTAATCATTTGTCAGGGACCCAATAAGATTCCAGATATGGAGAAAGCTTCCATGCTACGAACTCTGAAGGATCATCTCAACCAGTGCCCAATCAAGTTGTCTGAGGAGATGGTAAGGTGTATGGCTGCAGTATACTGCTGGCTTTGTGGTGCAGCATCCACCAATCCTGGAAGAAACCGATCACCTTTATTGTCAAGATCATCTACTAATGTTGTGCTTCCCCGACATGGTGTTGGAGAGGAATGTGATTGGTCTTGCAAATCCACAGTTGAAATATCTTGGATTGCAACTGATAAGAGTCAGTTCTCTCGTGCATCTTATGCCATCAATAATTACAGGTTTGTTCCTTGACGTTTAAGTGTTAGGCACATACtaagaatattttataaacTGGTGCACAGAGATAATGTTCTTGGATTTCCTTTATGTATGTCCCTTGATGATGTGCTGACtcgaattttcatttttgaaatttcagaGTTCTAGTAGAACAACTTGAAAGGGTGACAGTGAATCAGATGGAAAGCAATACACAAACTGCATTTTGGATCAACGTGTACAATGCCCTTGTTATGCATGTAAAACTCACACAACTCATCATCAGTTTATGTCTCATGATTTTCAACTATATAACTGTCTTCTTCGCTTGGTACAGGCATATTTAGCATATGGAATCCCTAACAGCTCTCTAAGGAGGTTAGCCTTGTTTCACAAGGTAGTGCACTTCTTTGTCTAATTTCTAGTGGCCATTggtggaaagaaaaattacataGGTGGGACAGTATTTAGAGAAATATCATTGAATGGAGATGTTTTACAAATAAAGGATGCCTATGAAAGTCTTTACAAAGCTTACATTTGTCCTGTCCCCAAAGTCTTGACTCTAGTGATACTATTATTTTGTCCCTATGGCAACTTTCGTTTCCCTTTTCCTGACAGACAACACAATGAAATTGATGGTTCTTCTGTATAGTGCAGGCTGCTTACAATATCGGTGGTCATATCATAAGTGCAAATGCAATTGAGCAGTCAATATTTCGTTTCCATACACCTCGAATTGGGCGGGTATTGGCCTTTTACATCCTAAATAacacatttatatatattgatcTCTATTTTATCTTGAAATTTCGTGTCAGTCGGGTTATAAATTGTTCCATAAAGGCTAGTTACTTTGTACAGTGAATTATTCTTTTACACTGTTCTTTCTGAGAAAACTGCTTGAACTTTATCATACTGATTAACTACTTGAATTCAGAATATGCCTTGTTGGTTCTCAAACtaagattttatattattttgtgcaAGAAAAGATTACCATTTGCTGTACTCACTTTTTATCTGCCTTTTTGCAGTGGCTTGAGTCCATCCTTTCAACTGCCTTGAGAAAAAAATCTGGTGAAGAAAGGCAACTTATCAGTTCAAAATTTGGTCTTCCAAATTCTGAACCACTTGCCTGCTTTGCCCTCTGTACTGGAGCATTTTCTGATCCTGTGGTAACATCTTGTAGCCACTATTCTTTTATATGACAGCGCAGTTTTAATATCACTCATTATCGAACTAGCAGTGATCAGTGGTATAAGCTAGTATTACAGTGAATCCTTTCATGTTGTTTGATATGAAGTACATTACTAGGAATGGTTTTAGATCTGTAATTAACA encodes:
- the LOC102617766 gene encoding uncharacterized protein LOC102617766 isoform X1 — protein: MMNGKMNGFNVEEYEEAAGKRQKGDSWSRTHVHAQAQHRRSKSAAERNSDISRRGISNSVKKELNEIYASPLSTRAFRAQTPLYDHLSCNNQNSSLNHRASLEKDIEQLQSRLQEERNMRMTLERAMGRVSSTLSPGHRHFASKTKELIAEIELLEEEVANREKHVLSLYRSIFEQCGSRPPSEQSSSVASPAHTKHIPKRHPSIISSAFCSSKKFPLRPLQALVSINDYGKRSSKTSDAPQLCGKSDMHSEKIFLDPVKGPNKIPDMEKASMLRTLKDHLNQCPIKLSEEMVRCMAAVYCWLCGAASTNPGRNRSPLLSRSSTNVVLPRHGVGEECDWSCKSTVEISWIATDKSQFSRASYAINNYRVLVEQLERVTVNQMESNTQTAFWINVYNALVMHAYLAYGIPNSSLRRLALFHKAAYNIGGHIISANAIEQSIFRFHTPRIGRWLESILSTALRKKSGEERQLISSKFGLPNSEPLACFALCTGAFSDPVLKVYTASNVKEELEVAKREFLQANVVVKKSRKVFLPKLLERFAKEAMVTSDDLLKWVTENVDKKLQDSMQKCIDRKSNRKASQVIEWLPYSSRFRYVFSKELMEKPWCGCEFLSSCLPSGGFSMSLAQAIKHC
- the LOC102617766 gene encoding uncharacterized protein LOC102617766 isoform X2; translation: MMNGKMNGFNVEEYEEAAGKRQKGDSWSRTHVHAQAQHRRSKSAAERNSDISRRGISNSVKKELNEIYASPLSTRAFRAQTPLYDHLSCNNQNSSLNHRASLEKDIEQLQSRLQEERNMRMTLERAMGRVSSTLSPGHRHFASKTKELIAEIELLEEEVANREKHVLSLYRSIFEQCGSRPPSEQSSSVASPAHTKHIPKRHPSIISSAFCSSKKFPLRPLQALVSINDYGKRSSKTSDAPQLCGKSDMHSEKIFLDPVKGPNKIPDMEKASMLRTLKDHLNQCPIKLSEEMVRCMAAVYCWLCGAASTNPGRNRSPLLSRSSTNVVLPRHGVGEECDWSCKSTVEISWIATDKSQFSRASYAINNYRVLVEQLERVTVNQMESNTQTAFWINVYNALVMHAYLAYGIPNSSLRRLALFHKAAYNIGGHIISANAIEQSIFRFHTPRIGRLKVYTASNVKEELEVAKREFLQANVVVKKSRKVFLPKLLERFAKEAMVTSDDLLKWVTENVDKKLQDSMQKCIDRKSNRKASQVIEWLPYSSRFRYVFSKELMEKPWCGCEFLSSCLPSGGFSMSLAQAIKHC